A single Anabas testudineus chromosome 10, fAnaTes1.2, whole genome shotgun sequence DNA region contains:
- the LOC113171332 gene encoding magnesium transporter protein 1-like: protein MFGKLLISVFFLLVFHYGPTGAQKKKETLLSEKVIQMMEWASKRSVIRMNGDKFRRFVKAPPRNYSVVIMFTALQPQRQCGVCRQADEEFQVLANSWRYSSAFTNKVFFASVDFDEGSDVFQMLNMNSAPTFLHFPSKGKPRRSDTYELQVRGFAAEQLARWVADRTDVQIRVIRPPNYAGPLLLGFLLAVIGGLAYLRRHNLEFLFNKNVWAFSALCFVLIMTSGQMWNHIRGPPYAHKNPSTGQVSYIHGSSQAQFVAETHIVLLFNAAVTMGIVLLCEAATTDIDIGKRKIMCVAGMGLVMLFFSWLLSIFRAKYHGYPYSFLMS, encoded by the exons ATGTTTGGAAAACTTTTAATTTCGGtgttttttctacttgttttcCATTATGGCCCAACTGGCGCccagaagaaaaaagag ACACTCCTGTCAGAGAAGGTGATACAGATGATGGAGTGGGCCTCGAAGCGTTCAGTCATCAGGATGAATGGAGATAAGTTTCGCCGCTTTGTGAAGGCTCCGCCTAGAAACTACTCTGTAGTCATTATGTTTACAGCCCTGCAGCCACAGAGACAGTGTGGGGTCTGCAG acaAGCTGATGAGGAGTTCCAGGTGCTGGCTAACTCGTGGCGTTATTCTTCTGCCTTTACTAACAAAGTCTTCTTTGCATCTGTTGATTTTGATGAAGGATCAGATGTCTTCCAGATG ctgAATATGAATTCTGCTCCAACCTTCCTCCACTTCCCATCCAAAGGGAAACCTCGCAGGTCTGATACATATGAACTGCAGGTGAGAGGATTTGCAGCTGAGCAGCTGGCTAGATGGGTGGCAGACAGGACTGATGTGCAG atccGTGTCATTCGTCCTCCCAACTACGCTGGGCCTCTCCTTCTGGGCTTCCTCCTGGCTGTCATTGGAGGTCTGGCATATCTTCGGAGACACAATTTGGAGTTTCTCTTTAACAAGAATGTCTGGGCCTTCTCTGCACTG tgctttGTCCTCATCATGACCTCAGGCCAGATGTGGAACCACATTAGAGGACCACCTTATGCACACAAGAACCCCAGTACCGGACAAGTT agtTACATCCATGGCAGCAGTCAGGCCCAGTTTGTAGCTGAGACACACATTGTCCTTCTCTTCA ATGCTGCCGTTACAATGGGaattgtgctgctgtgtgaggcTGCTACCACTGATATTGACATTGGAAAGAGGAAGA TTATGTGTGTCGCAGGAATGGGCCTTGTGATGCTGTTCTTCAGCTGGCTGCTGTCCATTTTCAGAGCAAAGTACCATGGATACCCCTACAG CTTCCTGATGAGTTAG
- the fbxo38 gene encoding F-box only protein 38 isoform X3, whose protein sequence is MGPRRKASKLQPVGGNLGGEPVLRHSEPKDYINELSHEVLCHIFRYLPMKDIMCLECLSRKLREAVTLYLRVVKVVDLCAGRWWEYMPSGFTDNSFLLLLKKMPDLEQLYGLHPRYLERRRVRGYEAFSIPGVLEALQACPNLLGVETSHLELVEAIWNYMPQVHILGKFRNRNGAFPIPAENKLTIPITAKIQTLHLVGVNVPEIPCVSMLRHLYLKWVRLTKPQPFKDFLCVSLRTFVMRNCAGPANSLKYVPLVTGLASARNLEQLELVRVPFLGGLIQHVVEDSWRSGGFRNLHTIVFGACKNALEVDLGYLIITAARRLHELRIQPSLTKDGVFSALKMAELEFPQFETLHLGYVDEFLLQCKMSHSELVKYGLADVIENPGIITDIGVKVVNEVFTNIKHLLIYNCPHLHNPHYWITDQSRWSRLVDLTLVRCHAVKLESFSQFIELLPSLEFICLDQMFREPPKGCARVGLSAGTGIGVSSALVSNQNSNNDNNNNNHHHHNNEANLPPAPPPVINNNNQRLQQQQHHNVAVDENGIEDEEEDEEDDEVILEKENIEVEPQKQPKSSEGKVGVEEAGVCSGPSCPARAPQPPDEEQAGPSGLVQQCRPSGTIVPKPPLVISDSDSEEDEGLVSRLIPASCVQEPAAHTEGKGKTPLRRNNNVAVSVGQTKAQVSESTCEKSCQVTSEQIKADMKAAAENSWRTTSKGITIEAGETTARPGADNGIAQRNISAGAEGRTGMRPMTGSGGRTGPGSVMSRQVGGYGRVVTGTTYRTSTTDTAAGPDWTNDGAEGGGSCARDVRVRQGSGPASVDNSEPRCATVNRAARVPTLPAGQGERQPAHAESHSSARSGPQQGRARYEDFVPRRPLTRSCTRMSSVPLVPETDLSRARPRVAVRRKRMADKSTSTSDPVTEDDHVQILSLKSKNLVGITLTNCGITDLVLKDCPKMMFIHGNT, encoded by the exons ATGGGTCCAAGGAGGAAGGCATCTAAACTCCAGCCTGTAGGGGGCAACCTAGGAGGAGAACCAGtcctgagacacagtgagcCCAAAGACTACATCAACGAGCTGTCTCATGAAGTTCTTTGTCATATATTCAG gtaCCTTCCCATGAAAGACATCATGTGTTTGGAGTGTCTGTCCAGAAAGCTTCGAGAAGCTGTGACTCTGTACCTGCGAGTCGTCAAAGTAGTGGATCTTTGTGCTGGTCGCTGGTGGGAGTATATGCCTTCAG GTTTTACAGACAACAGCTTTCTGCTCCTTTTGAAGAAGATGCCAGATTTGGAGCAGTTATATGGACTCCACCCTCGATATCTAGAGAGGAGACGGGTCCGTGGCTACGAGGCTTTTAGTATACCTGGAGTCCTAGAAGCACTACAAGCATGTCCCAATCTGCTG GGTGTGGAGACCTCACATCTGGAGCTTGTGGAGGCCATATGGAACTACATGCCCCAAGTTCACATACTGGGAAAGTTCCGCAATCGTAATGGGGCTTTTCCCATTCCTGCTGAGAACAAACTGACCATCCCAATAACTGCAAAAATCCAGACCTTACATCTAGTGG GTGTGAATGTCCCAGAGATCCCCTGTGTGTCCATGCTGCGCCACCTTTACCTGAAGTGGGTCCGTCTCACCAAGCCACAGCCATTTAAAGACTTTCTGTGTGTAAGCCTGAGAACCTTTGTCATGCGTAACTGTGCAGGGCCAGCCAACTCCCTCAAATACGTTCCCCTGGTTACTGGTTTAGCATCAGCTCGCAACCTTGAGCAGCTGGAGCTAGTGAGAGTTCCTTTTCTGGGAGGGCTGATCCAGCATGTGGTGGAGGATAGCTGGAGATCAG gAGGATTTCGGAACCTCCACACCATTGTATTTGGAGCTTGTAAGAACGCCCTGGAAGTGGACCTGGGCTATCTCATCATAACCGCTGCTCGCAG GCTTCATGAGCTGCGTATCCAGCCCTCACTGACGAAAGATGGAGTATTTTCTGCTCTCAAAATGGCTGAACTAGAGTTTCCGCAGTTTGAGACACTTCATCTAGGATATGTGGATGAGTTCCTGCTGCAAT GTAAGATGAGCCATTCGGAGCTGGTGAAGTACGGTCTGGCAGATGTCATTGAAAATCCAGGCATCATCACAGATATTGGTGTAAAGGTGGTGAACGAAGTGTTCACTAATATTAAACACCTGCTTATCTACAACTGTCCTCACTTGCATAACCCTCATTACTGGATCACAG ATCAGTCAAGATGGAGTCGTCTCGTTGATCTCACTCTTGTTCGCTGCCATGCTGTAAAATTGGAATCCTTCTCCCAGTTCATAGAGTTACTGCCCAGCCTGGAGTTTATCTGCCTGGACCAGATGTTCAGAGAACCACCAAAG GGTTGTGCCAGGGTTGGCCTGAGTGCAGGAACTGGCATTGGTGTGTCATCAGCACTGGTGAGCAACCAGAACtcaaacaatgacaacaacaacaacaaccaccaccatcacAATAATGAGGCCAACCTGCCTCCTGCTCCACCACctgtcatcaacaacaacaatcaaaggctacagcagcagcaacaccatAATG TGGCAGTGGATGAAAATGGGatagaagatgaggaggaagatgaggaagatgacGAAGTGATCTTGGAGAAAGAGAACATAGAGGTTGAGCCTCAGAAACAACCAAAAAGCTCAGAAGGGAAAGTGGGAGTGGAAGAAGCTGGTGTGTGTTCAGGGCCCAGTTGTCCAGCTAGAGCACCACAACCTCCTGATGAGGAGCAAGCAG GGCCCAGTGGTTTAGTTCAGCAGTGCAGGCCATCTGGCACTATTGTTCCCAAACCCCCACTGGTCATCTCGGACTCAGACAGTGAGGAAGATGAGGGCCTTGTTTCAAGACTAATTCCTGCTTCCTGTGTGCAGGAGCCTGCTGCACATACAGAAG GAAAAGGAAAGACTCCTCTGCGGCGGAACAATAATGTTGCTGTATCAGTTGGTCAGACAAAGGCCCAGGTGTCAGAGAGCACCTGTGAGAAGAGCTGTCAAGTGACCAGTGAACAGATCAAGGCAGACATGAAGGCTGCTGCTGAGAACAGCTGGAGGACTACCAGTAAAGGTATTACTATTGAGGCTGGGGAGACCACTGCAAGACCAGGAGCTGACAATGGCATAGCACAGAGAAATATCAGCGCTGGGGCAGAAGGAAGGACTGGCATGAGGCCAATGACTGGATCTGGGGGCAGGACTGGACCAGGGTCAGTCATGTCCAGGCAGGTGGGTGGATATGGAAGGGTGGTCACAGGGACCACCTACAGAACATCCACAACTGACACAGCTGCAGGACCCGACTGGACTAATGATGGTGCAGAGGGGGGGGGCAGTTGTGCGAGGGATGTCAGAGTGAGGCAGGGCTCTGGTCCTGCCAGTGTGGACAATTCAGAGCCCAGATGTGCCACTGTAAACCGTGCTGCCAGGGTACCAACACTTCCAGCtggacagggagagagacaacCTGCCCATGCAGAATCTCACTCTTCTGCTCGTTCAGGTCCACAGCAAGGTCGCGCTAGATATGAGGACTTTGTTCCTAGGCGACCTTTGACCAGGTCTTGCACCCGTATGTCTTCTGTGCCCCTGGTACCTGAGACAG ACCTTTCGAGAGCCAGGCCTCGAGTAGCAGTGAGGAGAAAACGAATGGCTGACAAATCAACCAGCACCTCAGACCCAGTCACTGAAGACGACCATGTACAG ATTTTGTCTTTGAAGAGTAAGAACCTAGTGGGCATCACTCTGACCAACTGTGGAATCACTGATCTGGTCCTCAAAGACTGCCCGAAGATGATGTTCATTCATGGTAACACATAG
- the fbxo38 gene encoding F-box only protein 38 isoform X2, whose translation MPQVHILGKFRNRNGAFPIPAENKLTIPITAKIQTLHLVGVNVPEIPCVSMLRHLYLKWVRLTKPQPFKDFLCVSLRTFVMRNCAGPANSLKYVPLVTGLASARNLEQLELVRVPFLGGLIQHVVEDSWRSGGFRNLHTIVFGACKNALEVDLGYLIITAARRLHELRIQPSLTKDGVFSALKMAELEFPQFETLHLGYVDEFLLQCKMSHSELVKYGLADVIENPGIITDIGVKVVNEVFTNIKHLLIYNCPHLHNPHYWITDQSRWSRLVDLTLVRCHAVKLESFSQFIELLPSLEFICLDQMFREPPKGCARVGLSAGTGIGVSSALVSNQNSNNDNNNNNHHHHNNEANLPPAPPPVINNNNQRLQQQQHHNVAVDENGIEDEEEDEEDDEVILEKENIEVEPQKQPKSSEGKVGVEEAGVCSGPSCPARAPQPPDEEQAGPSGLVQQCRPSGTIVPKPPLVISDSDSEEDEGLVSRLIPASCVQEPAAHTEGKGKTPLRRNNNVAVSVGQTKAQVSESTCEKSCQVTSEQIKADMKAAAENSWRTTSKGITIEAGETTARPGADNGIAQRNISAGAEGRTGMRPMTGSGGRTGPGSVMSRQVGGYGRVVTGTTYRTSTTDTAAGPDWTNDGAEGGGSCARDVRVRQGSGPASVDNSEPRCATVNRAARVPTLPAGQGERQPAHAESHSSARSGPQQGRARYEDFVPRRPLTRSCTRMSSVPLVPETDLSRARPRVAVRRKRMADKSTSTSDPVTEDDHVQILSLKSKNLVGITLTNCGITDLVLKDCPKMMFIHATRCRVLKQLRIESAPILNRFDYAQCKKLNMEQVLDQILRMPPERNRIIYMRPMHQIDSVALERQLFQGPYPYHIAIVHEFSNPPNIRNKVRIRSWMDTIANISQELIKYEFFPEATRTEDDVKKYPRYPWGRDIFTLEGVVDDAPYSMVTDFPWLRTLRAADPNCYARYDFEDDENTTIYAPRRKGQLSADICMETIGEEISERRQSKRGVFQRVVVVFLHHCDTPGEPVDDDYI comes from the exons ATGCCCCAAGTTCACATACTGGGAAAGTTCCGCAATCGTAATGGGGCTTTTCCCATTCCTGCTGAGAACAAACTGACCATCCCAATAACTGCAAAAATCCAGACCTTACATCTAGTGG GTGTGAATGTCCCAGAGATCCCCTGTGTGTCCATGCTGCGCCACCTTTACCTGAAGTGGGTCCGTCTCACCAAGCCACAGCCATTTAAAGACTTTCTGTGTGTAAGCCTGAGAACCTTTGTCATGCGTAACTGTGCAGGGCCAGCCAACTCCCTCAAATACGTTCCCCTGGTTACTGGTTTAGCATCAGCTCGCAACCTTGAGCAGCTGGAGCTAGTGAGAGTTCCTTTTCTGGGAGGGCTGATCCAGCATGTGGTGGAGGATAGCTGGAGATCAG gAGGATTTCGGAACCTCCACACCATTGTATTTGGAGCTTGTAAGAACGCCCTGGAAGTGGACCTGGGCTATCTCATCATAACCGCTGCTCGCAG GCTTCATGAGCTGCGTATCCAGCCCTCACTGACGAAAGATGGAGTATTTTCTGCTCTCAAAATGGCTGAACTAGAGTTTCCGCAGTTTGAGACACTTCATCTAGGATATGTGGATGAGTTCCTGCTGCAAT GTAAGATGAGCCATTCGGAGCTGGTGAAGTACGGTCTGGCAGATGTCATTGAAAATCCAGGCATCATCACAGATATTGGTGTAAAGGTGGTGAACGAAGTGTTCACTAATATTAAACACCTGCTTATCTACAACTGTCCTCACTTGCATAACCCTCATTACTGGATCACAG ATCAGTCAAGATGGAGTCGTCTCGTTGATCTCACTCTTGTTCGCTGCCATGCTGTAAAATTGGAATCCTTCTCCCAGTTCATAGAGTTACTGCCCAGCCTGGAGTTTATCTGCCTGGACCAGATGTTCAGAGAACCACCAAAG GGTTGTGCCAGGGTTGGCCTGAGTGCAGGAACTGGCATTGGTGTGTCATCAGCACTGGTGAGCAACCAGAACtcaaacaatgacaacaacaacaacaaccaccaccatcacAATAATGAGGCCAACCTGCCTCCTGCTCCACCACctgtcatcaacaacaacaatcaaaggctacagcagcagcaacaccatAATG TGGCAGTGGATGAAAATGGGatagaagatgaggaggaagatgaggaagatgacGAAGTGATCTTGGAGAAAGAGAACATAGAGGTTGAGCCTCAGAAACAACCAAAAAGCTCAGAAGGGAAAGTGGGAGTGGAAGAAGCTGGTGTGTGTTCAGGGCCCAGTTGTCCAGCTAGAGCACCACAACCTCCTGATGAGGAGCAAGCAG GGCCCAGTGGTTTAGTTCAGCAGTGCAGGCCATCTGGCACTATTGTTCCCAAACCCCCACTGGTCATCTCGGACTCAGACAGTGAGGAAGATGAGGGCCTTGTTTCAAGACTAATTCCTGCTTCCTGTGTGCAGGAGCCTGCTGCACATACAGAAG GAAAAGGAAAGACTCCTCTGCGGCGGAACAATAATGTTGCTGTATCAGTTGGTCAGACAAAGGCCCAGGTGTCAGAGAGCACCTGTGAGAAGAGCTGTCAAGTGACCAGTGAACAGATCAAGGCAGACATGAAGGCTGCTGCTGAGAACAGCTGGAGGACTACCAGTAAAGGTATTACTATTGAGGCTGGGGAGACCACTGCAAGACCAGGAGCTGACAATGGCATAGCACAGAGAAATATCAGCGCTGGGGCAGAAGGAAGGACTGGCATGAGGCCAATGACTGGATCTGGGGGCAGGACTGGACCAGGGTCAGTCATGTCCAGGCAGGTGGGTGGATATGGAAGGGTGGTCACAGGGACCACCTACAGAACATCCACAACTGACACAGCTGCAGGACCCGACTGGACTAATGATGGTGCAGAGGGGGGGGGCAGTTGTGCGAGGGATGTCAGAGTGAGGCAGGGCTCTGGTCCTGCCAGTGTGGACAATTCAGAGCCCAGATGTGCCACTGTAAACCGTGCTGCCAGGGTACCAACACTTCCAGCtggacagggagagagacaacCTGCCCATGCAGAATCTCACTCTTCTGCTCGTTCAGGTCCACAGCAAGGTCGCGCTAGATATGAGGACTTTGTTCCTAGGCGACCTTTGACCAGGTCTTGCACCCGTATGTCTTCTGTGCCCCTGGTACCTGAGACAG ACCTTTCGAGAGCCAGGCCTCGAGTAGCAGTGAGGAGAAAACGAATGGCTGACAAATCAACCAGCACCTCAGACCCAGTCACTGAAGACGACCATGTACAG ATTTTGTCTTTGAAGAGTAAGAACCTAGTGGGCATCACTCTGACCAACTGTGGAATCACTGATCTGGTCCTCAAAGACTGCCCGAAGATGATGTTCATTCATG CAACCAGATGTCGAGTGTTAAAGCAGCTGAGAATAGAAAGCGCCCCCATACTGAACAGATTTGATTATGCTCAGTGTAAGAAGCTAAACATGGAACAGGTCCTGGATCAGATTCTAAGAATGCCTCCTGAGAGGAACCGCATAATCTACATGCGTCCTATGCATCAG ATTGATTCAGTAGCTCTGGAGCGTCAGCTCTTCCAGGGGCCCTATCCCTACCATATTGCTATAGTGCACGAGTTTAGCAACCCTCCAAATATACGCAACAAGGTCCGTATTCGCAGCTGGATGGACACTATAGCCAACATCAGCCA AGAGTTAATCAAGTATGAGTTCTTCCCAGAAGCCACCAGGACTGAAGATGATGTCAAGAAGTATCCCAGATACCCCTGGGGCCGGGACATCTTTACGCTAGAGG GAGTAGTGGATGATGCTCCCTATAGCATGGTAACAGACTTCCCCTGGCTGAGGACTCTGAGAGCAGCTGATCCCAACTGCTATGCACGCTATGACTTTGAGGATGATGAAAACA CCACAATCTATGCCCCACGTCGTAAAGGGCAGCTGTCAGCTGACATCTGCATGGAGACTATTGGAGAGGAGATCTCAGAGCGTCGACAGAGCAAAAGAGGAGTGTTTCAGAGAGTGGTGGTTGTCTTCCTTCATCACTGTGATACACCAGGAGAACCTGTGGATGATGACTACATCTAG
- the fbxo38 gene encoding F-box only protein 38 isoform X1 produces the protein MGPRRKASKLQPVGGNLGGEPVLRHSEPKDYINELSHEVLCHIFRYLPMKDIMCLECLSRKLREAVTLYLRVVKVVDLCAGRWWEYMPSGFTDNSFLLLLKKMPDLEQLYGLHPRYLERRRVRGYEAFSIPGVLEALQACPNLLGVETSHLELVEAIWNYMPQVHILGKFRNRNGAFPIPAENKLTIPITAKIQTLHLVGVNVPEIPCVSMLRHLYLKWVRLTKPQPFKDFLCVSLRTFVMRNCAGPANSLKYVPLVTGLASARNLEQLELVRVPFLGGLIQHVVEDSWRSGGFRNLHTIVFGACKNALEVDLGYLIITAARRLHELRIQPSLTKDGVFSALKMAELEFPQFETLHLGYVDEFLLQCKMSHSELVKYGLADVIENPGIITDIGVKVVNEVFTNIKHLLIYNCPHLHNPHYWITDQSRWSRLVDLTLVRCHAVKLESFSQFIELLPSLEFICLDQMFREPPKGCARVGLSAGTGIGVSSALVSNQNSNNDNNNNNHHHHNNEANLPPAPPPVINNNNQRLQQQQHHNVAVDENGIEDEEEDEEDDEVILEKENIEVEPQKQPKSSEGKVGVEEAGVCSGPSCPARAPQPPDEEQAGPSGLVQQCRPSGTIVPKPPLVISDSDSEEDEGLVSRLIPASCVQEPAAHTEGKGKTPLRRNNNVAVSVGQTKAQVSESTCEKSCQVTSEQIKADMKAAAENSWRTTSKGITIEAGETTARPGADNGIAQRNISAGAEGRTGMRPMTGSGGRTGPGSVMSRQVGGYGRVVTGTTYRTSTTDTAAGPDWTNDGAEGGGSCARDVRVRQGSGPASVDNSEPRCATVNRAARVPTLPAGQGERQPAHAESHSSARSGPQQGRARYEDFVPRRPLTRSCTRMSSVPLVPETDLSRARPRVAVRRKRMADKSTSTSDPVTEDDHVQILSLKSKNLVGITLTNCGITDLVLKDCPKMMFIHATRCRVLKQLRIESAPILNRFDYAQCKKLNMEQVLDQILRMPPERNRIIYMRPMHQIDSVALERQLFQGPYPYHIAIVHEFSNPPNIRNKVRIRSWMDTIANISQELIKYEFFPEATRTEDDVKKYPRYPWGRDIFTLEGVVDDAPYSMVTDFPWLRTLRAADPNCYARYDFEDDENTTIYAPRRKGQLSADICMETIGEEISERRQSKRGVFQRVVVVFLHHCDTPGEPVDDDYI, from the exons ATGGGTCCAAGGAGGAAGGCATCTAAACTCCAGCCTGTAGGGGGCAACCTAGGAGGAGAACCAGtcctgagacacagtgagcCCAAAGACTACATCAACGAGCTGTCTCATGAAGTTCTTTGTCATATATTCAG gtaCCTTCCCATGAAAGACATCATGTGTTTGGAGTGTCTGTCCAGAAAGCTTCGAGAAGCTGTGACTCTGTACCTGCGAGTCGTCAAAGTAGTGGATCTTTGTGCTGGTCGCTGGTGGGAGTATATGCCTTCAG GTTTTACAGACAACAGCTTTCTGCTCCTTTTGAAGAAGATGCCAGATTTGGAGCAGTTATATGGACTCCACCCTCGATATCTAGAGAGGAGACGGGTCCGTGGCTACGAGGCTTTTAGTATACCTGGAGTCCTAGAAGCACTACAAGCATGTCCCAATCTGCTG GGTGTGGAGACCTCACATCTGGAGCTTGTGGAGGCCATATGGAACTACATGCCCCAAGTTCACATACTGGGAAAGTTCCGCAATCGTAATGGGGCTTTTCCCATTCCTGCTGAGAACAAACTGACCATCCCAATAACTGCAAAAATCCAGACCTTACATCTAGTGG GTGTGAATGTCCCAGAGATCCCCTGTGTGTCCATGCTGCGCCACCTTTACCTGAAGTGGGTCCGTCTCACCAAGCCACAGCCATTTAAAGACTTTCTGTGTGTAAGCCTGAGAACCTTTGTCATGCGTAACTGTGCAGGGCCAGCCAACTCCCTCAAATACGTTCCCCTGGTTACTGGTTTAGCATCAGCTCGCAACCTTGAGCAGCTGGAGCTAGTGAGAGTTCCTTTTCTGGGAGGGCTGATCCAGCATGTGGTGGAGGATAGCTGGAGATCAG gAGGATTTCGGAACCTCCACACCATTGTATTTGGAGCTTGTAAGAACGCCCTGGAAGTGGACCTGGGCTATCTCATCATAACCGCTGCTCGCAG GCTTCATGAGCTGCGTATCCAGCCCTCACTGACGAAAGATGGAGTATTTTCTGCTCTCAAAATGGCTGAACTAGAGTTTCCGCAGTTTGAGACACTTCATCTAGGATATGTGGATGAGTTCCTGCTGCAAT GTAAGATGAGCCATTCGGAGCTGGTGAAGTACGGTCTGGCAGATGTCATTGAAAATCCAGGCATCATCACAGATATTGGTGTAAAGGTGGTGAACGAAGTGTTCACTAATATTAAACACCTGCTTATCTACAACTGTCCTCACTTGCATAACCCTCATTACTGGATCACAG ATCAGTCAAGATGGAGTCGTCTCGTTGATCTCACTCTTGTTCGCTGCCATGCTGTAAAATTGGAATCCTTCTCCCAGTTCATAGAGTTACTGCCCAGCCTGGAGTTTATCTGCCTGGACCAGATGTTCAGAGAACCACCAAAG GGTTGTGCCAGGGTTGGCCTGAGTGCAGGAACTGGCATTGGTGTGTCATCAGCACTGGTGAGCAACCAGAACtcaaacaatgacaacaacaacaacaaccaccaccatcacAATAATGAGGCCAACCTGCCTCCTGCTCCACCACctgtcatcaacaacaacaatcaaaggctacagcagcagcaacaccatAATG TGGCAGTGGATGAAAATGGGatagaagatgaggaggaagatgaggaagatgacGAAGTGATCTTGGAGAAAGAGAACATAGAGGTTGAGCCTCAGAAACAACCAAAAAGCTCAGAAGGGAAAGTGGGAGTGGAAGAAGCTGGTGTGTGTTCAGGGCCCAGTTGTCCAGCTAGAGCACCACAACCTCCTGATGAGGAGCAAGCAG GGCCCAGTGGTTTAGTTCAGCAGTGCAGGCCATCTGGCACTATTGTTCCCAAACCCCCACTGGTCATCTCGGACTCAGACAGTGAGGAAGATGAGGGCCTTGTTTCAAGACTAATTCCTGCTTCCTGTGTGCAGGAGCCTGCTGCACATACAGAAG GAAAAGGAAAGACTCCTCTGCGGCGGAACAATAATGTTGCTGTATCAGTTGGTCAGACAAAGGCCCAGGTGTCAGAGAGCACCTGTGAGAAGAGCTGTCAAGTGACCAGTGAACAGATCAAGGCAGACATGAAGGCTGCTGCTGAGAACAGCTGGAGGACTACCAGTAAAGGTATTACTATTGAGGCTGGGGAGACCACTGCAAGACCAGGAGCTGACAATGGCATAGCACAGAGAAATATCAGCGCTGGGGCAGAAGGAAGGACTGGCATGAGGCCAATGACTGGATCTGGGGGCAGGACTGGACCAGGGTCAGTCATGTCCAGGCAGGTGGGTGGATATGGAAGGGTGGTCACAGGGACCACCTACAGAACATCCACAACTGACACAGCTGCAGGACCCGACTGGACTAATGATGGTGCAGAGGGGGGGGGCAGTTGTGCGAGGGATGTCAGAGTGAGGCAGGGCTCTGGTCCTGCCAGTGTGGACAATTCAGAGCCCAGATGTGCCACTGTAAACCGTGCTGCCAGGGTACCAACACTTCCAGCtggacagggagagagacaacCTGCCCATGCAGAATCTCACTCTTCTGCTCGTTCAGGTCCACAGCAAGGTCGCGCTAGATATGAGGACTTTGTTCCTAGGCGACCTTTGACCAGGTCTTGCACCCGTATGTCTTCTGTGCCCCTGGTACCTGAGACAG ACCTTTCGAGAGCCAGGCCTCGAGTAGCAGTGAGGAGAAAACGAATGGCTGACAAATCAACCAGCACCTCAGACCCAGTCACTGAAGACGACCATGTACAG ATTTTGTCTTTGAAGAGTAAGAACCTAGTGGGCATCACTCTGACCAACTGTGGAATCACTGATCTGGTCCTCAAAGACTGCCCGAAGATGATGTTCATTCATG CAACCAGATGTCGAGTGTTAAAGCAGCTGAGAATAGAAAGCGCCCCCATACTGAACAGATTTGATTATGCTCAGTGTAAGAAGCTAAACATGGAACAGGTCCTGGATCAGATTCTAAGAATGCCTCCTGAGAGGAACCGCATAATCTACATGCGTCCTATGCATCAG ATTGATTCAGTAGCTCTGGAGCGTCAGCTCTTCCAGGGGCCCTATCCCTACCATATTGCTATAGTGCACGAGTTTAGCAACCCTCCAAATATACGCAACAAGGTCCGTATTCGCAGCTGGATGGACACTATAGCCAACATCAGCCA AGAGTTAATCAAGTATGAGTTCTTCCCAGAAGCCACCAGGACTGAAGATGATGTCAAGAAGTATCCCAGATACCCCTGGGGCCGGGACATCTTTACGCTAGAGG GAGTAGTGGATGATGCTCCCTATAGCATGGTAACAGACTTCCCCTGGCTGAGGACTCTGAGAGCAGCTGATCCCAACTGCTATGCACGCTATGACTTTGAGGATGATGAAAACA CCACAATCTATGCCCCACGTCGTAAAGGGCAGCTGTCAGCTGACATCTGCATGGAGACTATTGGAGAGGAGATCTCAGAGCGTCGACAGAGCAAAAGAGGAGTGTTTCAGAGAGTGGTGGTTGTCTTCCTTCATCACTGTGATACACCAGGAGAACCTGTGGATGATGACTACATCTAG